The Pyxidicoccus sp. MSG2 DNA segment GTTCACGGAGCTGGGCACGCGGGAGGAGCTGGCGTGGACGCGGGCGGAGTCGCTGCGGCGGGTATGACGGGGGCCTTCGTCCGGGACGTGGAGCGGCTGGCCTGTCCGGCCTGTGGTGGGACGCTGGTGTTCCACGGGCAGGAGCGGGACGGGCGCGTCTTCCACGGCTGGTTGCGCTGCGGCGGCTGCGGCGAGGCGTGGGCGGTGGAGCGGGGAATGGCGCGGCTGTACCGCGAGGACGCGGTGCGCGGCACGGACCGGCTGATGCGCGTCATCTACGACGGGCTGCCCGTGCTGCATGATCCGTTGACCGCGGTGCTGACGCCGCTGCTCCAGTCCGTCACCGAGTCGCGGATGCGCGAGCGGTACATGCGCCGGCTGGAATTGGAGATGCTCCGGCCGCGCGAGGACGGGCAGCCGGTGCGGGTGCTGGAGGTGGGCGTGGGCTCGGGGGCGAACCTGCCACTGATTCGCGGGGCGTTGCCGCACGGGCAGGACGTGGAGGTGTGGGGCGTGGACCTGAGCGAGGGCATGCTGAAGCACTGCCGGCGGCGGCTCGTGCGCGGCGGGTATGAGTCCGTGCGGCTGATGATGGCGGACGCGCATGCGCTGCCGTTTCCGGACGGGATGTTCGACCGGGTGTTGCACGTGGGAGGGATTGGCGGGTACCGGGAGCCGGCGAGG contains these protein-coding regions:
- a CDS encoding methyltransferase domain-containing protein, which translates into the protein MTGAFVRDVERLACPACGGTLVFHGQERDGRVFHGWLRCGGCGEAWAVERGMARLYREDAVRGTDRLMRVIYDGLPVLHDPLTAVLTPLLQSVTESRMRERYMRRLELEMLRPREDGQPVRVLEVGVGSGANLPLIRGALPHGQDVEVWGVDLSEGMLKHCRRRLVRGGYESVRLMMADAHALPFPDGMFDRVLHVGGIGGYREPARALAEMARVARPGTPLVVVDEQLDPAFRPSLLQRAAFRAITFYSRDPHCPRELLPRGAVSVIEEQVAPFYYCLSFRMADGSSSAAERTTP